From a region of the Streptomyces venezuelae genome:
- a CDS encoding FAD-dependent oxidoreductase: MHDVVIVGAGPVGLLLACELGLAGCSVLVLEREAESGSPWRAAPLGMRGLSATSVEAFYRRGMLHPLLKASGVAADTGPDTDADEPSPPRGVGHFAGLMLDPAGVDLAALPYRLPGPAADGMLTNLEAVESVLSERAAGLGVDIRRGVTVSGIAQDDEGVVAYAGEDAYPARWLVGCDGGRSAVRGLAGFEFTGTEPLFTGYVMLATLSDPDALSPGFHLTPTGMYLRLGTEGHIGMMDFDGGAFDRSRQPSREHLQAVLRRVSGTDVALDDVRLVSTFTDRAMQTTHYRRARVLLAGDAAHIHSPLGGQGLNTGIGDAVNLGWKLAATVHGHAPDGLLDTYARERRPIAAQVLDWSRAQVAVMQPGPHAHALQGVVGDLLGTRGGTTYAFERLSGSWIRHDLGSEQPLVGRSAPDFRLEDGTRLGDLAQDGRGVLLDFTADRRLRGSAAGRESLLRYAAGAARNDLGLGAVLVRPDGIVAWAGDPGFAREACERAVGRWFGLPGRGVPA; encoded by the coding sequence ATGCATGACGTAGTGATCGTCGGAGCAGGCCCGGTCGGTCTCTTACTCGCCTGCGAGCTCGGCCTGGCAGGCTGCTCCGTCCTGGTACTCGAACGGGAGGCGGAGTCCGGCTCCCCCTGGCGGGCGGCCCCGCTCGGGATGCGCGGGCTGTCCGCCACATCGGTCGAGGCGTTCTACCGCCGTGGCATGCTGCACCCTCTGCTGAAGGCGTCGGGTGTCGCCGCGGACACCGGCCCGGACACCGACGCGGACGAACCGTCACCTCCCCGTGGCGTGGGCCACTTCGCCGGCCTGATGCTGGATCCGGCCGGGGTGGACCTCGCCGCCCTGCCGTACCGGCTCCCCGGACCGGCCGCGGACGGCATGCTGACGAACCTCGAAGCGGTGGAGTCGGTGCTGTCCGAGCGGGCTGCCGGGCTCGGCGTCGACATCAGGCGCGGTGTCACGGTCTCGGGCATCGCGCAGGACGACGAGGGCGTGGTCGCGTACGCCGGTGAGGACGCGTACCCGGCGCGCTGGCTCGTCGGCTGCGACGGCGGGCGCAGCGCGGTGCGCGGGCTCGCGGGCTTCGAGTTCACCGGCACCGAGCCGCTCTTCACCGGATACGTCATGCTCGCCACGCTCTCCGACCCCGACGCGCTGAGCCCGGGCTTCCATCTGACGCCGACCGGCATGTACCTCCGGCTGGGCACCGAAGGGCACATCGGCATGATGGACTTCGACGGCGGCGCGTTCGACCGCTCGCGTCAGCCGTCGCGCGAGCACCTCCAGGCGGTTCTGCGCCGGGTGTCCGGCACCGACGTGGCGCTGGACGACGTACGCCTCGTCTCGACCTTCACCGATCGCGCGATGCAGACGACGCACTACCGGCGGGCGCGCGTTCTGCTCGCCGGCGACGCCGCCCACATCCACTCCCCTCTGGGCGGGCAGGGACTCAACACGGGCATCGGGGACGCCGTGAACCTGGGGTGGAAGCTCGCGGCGACCGTGCACGGACACGCACCGGACGGACTGCTCGACACCTATGCGCGCGAGCGCCGTCCGATCGCCGCCCAGGTGCTCGACTGGTCGCGCGCCCAGGTGGCGGTCATGCAGCCGGGACCGCACGCCCACGCGCTCCAAGGAGTGGTCGGTGACCTGCTCGGGACGCGGGGCGGGACGACCTACGCGTTCGAGAGGCTGTCGGGATCGTGGATCCGACACGACCTCGGCAGCGAGCAGCCGCTGGTCGGCCGCAGCGCGCCGGACTTCCGGCTCGAAGACGGCACGCGCCTGGGCGACCTGGCACAGGACGGACGCGGTGTCCTGCTGGACTTCACCGCCGACCGCCGCCTGCGTGGATCGGCGGCGGGCCGGGAGAGCCTGCTGCGGTACGCCGCCGGGGCGGCGAGGAACGACCTCGGGCTGGGCGCCGTACTGGTACGGCCGGACGGCATCGTCGCCTGGGCGGGCGACCCCGGCTTCGCACGCGAGGCGTGCGAGCGGGCCGTCGGCCGGTGGTTCGGCCTTCCGGGCCGGGGAGTGCCCGCATGA
- a CDS encoding spherulation-specific family 4 protein: MPRAVKALYAALATALLAVSAPAIIAAARDAPRQAAPPAADPPVIPRPPGVRGLEIGVPAYVWANDPMLTDLTTTAPAPSVVVLNPGNGDSPFDGPWRSRADALRARTTSTGEKTRVLGYVHTDHGNRDIAAVKASVDNYLQPPDGRLHVDGIFFDVVSRDCGPANSTRDYYAELRRHVQERMDAIDPAAPDLVVNNPGTAIADCYLEPGHRTADVFVTFEDTYAAYTGAGWLGGNVFDHLSGYRSGAELDPDGTAFWHLVHDVPGPEAMRATLRTAFDRGAGYAYATSTVMPNPWNASPTWKYRTQTTYAATLG; this comes from the coding sequence ATGCCTCGCGCTGTGAAGGCCTTGTACGCCGCCCTGGCCACTGCCTTGTTGGCCGTGTCGGCGCCCGCCATCATCGCCGCGGCACGTGACGCCCCCCGGCAGGCCGCCCCGCCGGCCGCCGACCCGCCCGTCATCCCCCGCCCGCCGGGCGTCCGGGGCCTGGAGATCGGCGTCCCCGCGTACGTCTGGGCCAACGACCCCATGCTGACCGACCTCACCACCACCGCTCCGGCCCCCTCGGTGGTCGTACTGAACCCGGGCAACGGCGACTCCCCGTTCGACGGCCCCTGGCGCTCCCGCGCCGACGCCCTGCGCGCCCGTACCACCTCCACCGGCGAGAAGACCCGGGTGCTCGGCTACGTCCACACCGACCACGGCAACCGCGACATCGCCGCGGTCAAGGCCTCCGTCGACAACTACCTGCAGCCCCCCGACGGCCGCCTCCACGTCGACGGCATCTTCTTCGACGTCGTCAGCCGCGACTGCGGCCCCGCCAACTCCACCCGCGACTACTACGCCGAGCTGCGCCGCCACGTCCAGGAGCGGATGGACGCCATCGACCCCGCCGCCCCCGACCTCGTCGTCAACAACCCCGGCACCGCCATAGCCGACTGCTACCTGGAGCCCGGCCACCGCACCGCGGACGTCTTCGTCACGTTCGAGGACACGTACGCCGCGTACACCGGCGCCGGCTGGCTCGGCGGCAACGTCTTCGACCACCTCTCCGGCTACCGCTCCGGCGCCGAACTCGACCCGGACGGAACGGCGTTCTGGCACCTGGTCCACGACGTCCCCGGCCCCGAGGCGATGCGCGCCACCCTGCGCACGGCCTTCGACCGCGGCGCGGGCTACGCGTACGCGACCAGCACGGTCATGCCCAACCCCTGGAACGCGAGCCCGACGTGGAAGTACCGCACCCAGACCACGTACGCGGCCACCCTCGGCTGA
- a CDS encoding IS110 family transposase, with protein MIDISDIGAFLGLDVGKGEHHATAVTPAGKKAFDKRLPNSEPRLREVFGKLQAKHGTVLVVVDQPASIGALPLAVARDMGCPVAYLPGLTMRRIADLYPGEAKTDARDAFVIADAARVMPHTLRSVDLEDETIAELEMIVGFDDDLAGEATRISNRLRGLLTQIHPSLERVLGPRVQHPAVLKLLDQFGSPAQIRKAGRRRLITSIRPKAPRMAERLVEDIFTALDEQTVVVPGTDAAALIVPSLATSLQAVLDQRRLLATRIEELLEAHPLSKVLTSMPGIGVRTGARILIDVGDGSSFPSAAHLAAYAGLAPATRSSGSSIRGEQPSRRGNKQLKRAFFLSAFAALADPASRTYYDKKISQGKHHTQALLCLARRRADVLFAMLRDGTFYEPQPAPTG; from the coding sequence GTGATCGACATCAGCGACATCGGCGCCTTCCTCGGCCTGGACGTCGGCAAGGGCGAACACCATGCCACCGCCGTCACCCCGGCCGGGAAGAAGGCCTTCGACAAACGGCTGCCCAACAGCGAACCCAGGCTCCGCGAGGTCTTCGGAAAGCTGCAGGCCAAGCACGGAACGGTGCTCGTGGTCGTCGACCAGCCGGCCTCGATCGGCGCCCTGCCCCTGGCGGTAGCCCGGGACATGGGCTGCCCGGTCGCCTATCTGCCGGGGCTGACGATGCGGCGAATCGCCGATCTTTATCCAGGGGAGGCCAAGACCGATGCCCGCGACGCGTTCGTCATCGCGGACGCCGCCCGCGTCATGCCCCATACGCTCCGCTCGGTCGACCTCGAGGACGAGACCATCGCCGAGCTGGAGATGATCGTCGGCTTCGACGACGACCTGGCCGGCGAAGCCACTCGCATCAGCAACCGGCTCCGGGGCCTGCTCACGCAGATCCATCCATCACTGGAGCGGGTCCTGGGGCCGCGAGTGCAGCATCCGGCCGTGCTCAAACTCCTGGACCAGTTCGGTTCCCCGGCCCAGATCCGCAAGGCCGGACGCCGCCGTCTGATCACATCGATACGTCCGAAGGCACCACGGATGGCCGAGCGGCTGGTCGAGGACATCTTCACCGCCCTGGACGAACAGACCGTCGTGGTGCCCGGAACGGACGCGGCCGCGCTGATCGTCCCCAGCCTCGCCACCTCGCTCCAAGCGGTGCTTGACCAGCGCAGACTCCTCGCCACAAGGATCGAGGAACTGCTGGAGGCACACCCTCTTTCCAAGGTCCTGACGTCCATGCCGGGGATCGGCGTCAGGACCGGAGCCCGCATCCTCATCGACGTCGGCGACGGATCCAGCTTCCCATCCGCCGCCCACCTCGCCGCCTACGCAGGCCTCGCCCCAGCGACCCGCAGTTCGGGCTCCTCGATCCGCGGTGAACAACCGTCCCGGCGCGGAAACAAGCAGCTCAAACGCGCCTTCTTCCTCTCCGCGTTCGCCGCTTTGGCCGACCCGGCATCCCGCACCTACTACGACAAGAAGATCAGCCAGGGCAAGCACCACACCCAGGCCCTCCTCTGCCTCGCGAGACGACGAGCCGACGTGCTCTTCGCGATGCTCCGCGACGGCACCTTCTACGAACCCCAACCCGCCCCCACAGGTTGA
- a CDS encoding dienelactone hydrolase family protein → MTTITTRTVEYPADDLTMTGYLALPAGAGRRPAVLIGPEGMGLSDAERRRADALAELGYVALAFDLHGGRYLADPEAMLARCMPLLADPDRMRGIGHAALDVLRAEPRADPDRTAAIGYGTGGAIALELGRDGVDLRAIGTVNALTTGRPGEAARIRCPVWAGVGSEDPIMPPAQRVAFAEEMQAAGVDWRLVVYGGALHAFHHPPVDHTTVPGVGHHPRHAQRAWRDVVALLAECLPVTD, encoded by the coding sequence ATGACGACGATCACGACCCGTACGGTCGAATACCCGGCCGACGACCTGACGATGACCGGATACCTCGCACTCCCGGCCGGTGCCGGGCGCCGACCCGCGGTCCTGATCGGACCCGAGGGGATGGGGCTCAGCGATGCCGAGCGCCGACGGGCCGACGCTCTCGCCGAACTGGGCTACGTGGCGCTGGCCTTCGACCTCCACGGCGGACGGTACCTGGCGGACCCGGAGGCAATGCTGGCCCGTTGCATGCCGCTGCTCGCCGACCCCGACCGGATGCGGGGAATCGGTCACGCCGCACTCGACGTGTTGCGTGCCGAACCGCGGGCCGACCCCGACCGGACCGCCGCCATCGGCTACGGCACCGGGGGCGCGATCGCACTGGAACTCGGTCGTGACGGCGTCGACCTGCGCGCGATCGGGACGGTCAACGCGCTGACCACGGGCCGACCGGGCGAGGCGGCACGCATTCGCTGCCCCGTATGGGCCGGGGTCGGATCGGAAGACCCGATCATGCCGCCCGCGCAACGGGTGGCGTTCGCCGAAGAGATGCAGGCCGCAGGGGTCGACTGGCGCCTGGTGGTCTACGGCGGCGCCTTGCACGCCTTCCACCACCCGCCGGTCGACCACACCACGGTCCCGGGCGTCGGCCACCACCCGCGGCACGCACAACGAGCCTGGCGTGACGTCGTCGCCCTGCTCGCCGAGTGCCTGCCCGTCACGGATTGA